From the Ensifer adhaerens genome, the window AGACAGTGGGAGCACGATGCGCCAGTAGATCTGCCATTCGGAAGCCTTGTCCATGCGCGCGGCATCGATCAGCTCATCCGGGATGGTCAGCATATATTGCCGCAGCAGGAAGACGCCCGTGGGCGTCGCCACGGTCGGCAGGATCACGCCCCAGAGCGTGTCGAGCAGACCGAGCGACGAGACCACCGAATAGAGCGGTACCATGATGACGGCGAGCGGCACCATCAGCGTGCCGACGATCACGATGAGAACCGCGTTCTGGCCACGGAACTGGTATTTGGAAAGCGCAAAAGCCGCCATGGAATTGACCAGCAGCGTGATCAGCGTCGCCGTCACCGTCACGAAGACCGAGTTCCAAAGGTAGCGCAGGAAGTCGAAATGCACGAAGGGCTCGGTGTAGTTCGACGTCTCGAAATGCAGCTTCTGGACGGGCTTCCGGTCCTTGATGTTGACCTTGATGACGGTTTCCGGTTTCGCGGGATCGGCCATCTGCGCGATGACGCCGATGCGCCGCAACTCAACCAGCCGTGCCGTCTTGCCATCCGGCAAGGTCACATCATAGAGCGGTAGCGGCTTGTCGCTCCCGGCAACCTTCACCGTCTCCGTGACATAAGGCAGGAGCGTCGGCGGAAACTCGGACAGGGCAGCCGAAGTCTTGAACGACGAGAGCGTCAACCACGCGGCCGGCGCGAACATGATGAACAGCCCGCCGATCAGCCAGACCCAGGTGAAGACATCCGTCCAGTGCCAGCCCTTGCCCGAACCGCTGGCGCCGCGCCGGCGCGTGACAAATTCCACAGCGCGCGCCATCAGCGTGCCCCCTTCTTTTCATTCTTCCGCGAGGCGGCCATCTGGGCGAGCGTCAGCACGACCAACACCGCACCCATCAGGATGGAGGCAGCCGCCGCCAAACCCGGATTGCGAAGCTCCGAGGCGAACCCGGTCTCGTAGATATATTGGACGAGATACATGGTGCTGGTGCCCGGCCCGCCATGGGTCAGCACGAAGGCCTCGTCGAAAATCTGCACGGCCTTGATCAGCGCCAGAACCAGAACAACGATCAGATTCGGCATCAAAAGCGGTAGCGTGATGCGCCAGAACACGCGCTGGCGGCTGGTCCCATCCATCTGCGCGGCCTCATAGAGGTCCTTCGGGATCGCCTGAAGCCCGGCGAGCAGGATCAGCGTGTAGAAGCCGACATGCGCCCAGATCGACACGCCGATAGAGGCGAAGAAGGCGCTGTTGCGCTCGGTCAGCCAGTCATGCGGCTCGAGCCCCAGTCCCTGCATCACGGCGTTGAGCACGCCCTGCCTCTGGAAAATCCAGCGCCAGATGAGGCCCGTGACGACCGGCGACAAAAGCACCGGGAAAAAGAAGACGGCGCGCCAGAAGCTGCGCCCGATGATTTCGCGATTGAGGATCAGCGCCGTGATGAGCGCAGCCACGATCATCAGTGAGACCTGGAGCACGACGAAGGCGGCCGTATTGCCCGCCGCAATCCAGAATACGTCCTGCTTGCAGGAATTCGGATCGAGATAATTGCCGCAGGCGAAGATCTCGGAATATTGCTGCGCGCCCACGAAACTGCGATCGCTCAGGAAAATGGCCGAGCCACCGGTCAACGAATAGACGAAATTGATGACGAAGGGCACCAGCACGAAGACGGCAAAGATCGCCATGTTCGGTGCGAGAAAGAAGGCGGCCATGCCGCTCTGCCCAGTCTTGCGCTGGAGATAGCGCAACGGCACATCGACAATGCCCATCAGACGGCCCACCACGGCCATCAAGGCCGCTTGCGACGCCGACAGAAGCCCATTGGCTTTCATGATGTGCCCTCCCTTATCTGATTCAAGTGTCCGGTGCGCGGCAACCTCCGTCCCGCGCACCGGAAAAGCGCCTTACTTGGCAGCCTTCACCTTTTCAGCAATGTCGCTGTCGATGCGCTTGAAGGCTTCGTCAGCCGTCATTTCGCCAGCCATGGCCTGTCCGATGCGGCTGACCAGAGCACCGTAATAGGTGTCGGACCACTTCCAGCCCGGAAGCTTCAGCGCTTCCGGAGCCGTCGTCGTCGTCGCCTTCACGAAGGTGTTCAGCGCTTCCTTGGCAAACTTGTTGTCCGTCTTGAAGTCGAGACCACCGGCCACAACTTCCTTGTTCGACGGCAGGAAGAGTGTCCGTTCGGCAAATTCCTTGGCGACCGGGGTGGACGCCAGGAA encodes:
- a CDS encoding alpha-1,4-digalacturonate transport system permease protein, producing the protein MARAVEFVTRRRGASGSGKGWHWTDVFTWVWLIGGLFIMFAPAAWLTLSSFKTSAALSEFPPTLLPYVTETVKVAGSDKPLPLYDVTLPDGKTARLVELRRIGVIAQMADPAKPETVIKVNIKDRKPVQKLHFETSNYTEPFVHFDFLRYLWNSVFVTVTATLITLLVNSMAAFALSKYQFRGQNAVLIVIVGTLMVPLAVIMVPLYSVVSSLGLLDTLWGVILPTVATPTGVFLLRQYMLTIPDELIDAARMDKASEWQIYWRIVLPLSAPALAVLAIFSVVWRWNDFLWPLIVLSRSSLYTLQVGLNVYSGQLNVQWHFILAMTVVTMIPVVLVFVFLQRFIARGIATSGLK
- a CDS encoding alpha-1,4-digalacturonate transport system permease protein, whose protein sequence is MKANGLLSASQAALMAVVGRLMGIVDVPLRYLQRKTGQSGMAAFFLAPNMAIFAVFVLVPFVINFVYSLTGGSAIFLSDRSFVGAQQYSEIFACGNYLDPNSCKQDVFWIAAGNTAAFVVLQVSLMIVAALITALILNREIIGRSFWRAVFFFPVLLSPVVTGLIWRWIFQRQGVLNAVMQGLGLEPHDWLTERNSAFFASIGVSIWAHVGFYTLILLAGLQAIPKDLYEAAQMDGTSRQRVFWRITLPLLMPNLIVVLVLALIKAVQIFDEAFVLTHGGPGTSTMYLVQYIYETGFASELRNPGLAAAASILMGAVLVVLTLAQMAASRKNEKKGAR